From Actinomyces procaprae:
CCTACACGGCCGGGCTCGTCGTGGTCTTCGCCCTGCCGAGCATCTTCCTGCTGCCGTGGCTCGCCGCCCTCCTGGGACTGTCCGCGCCGGTGGCGGGGGCCTGGATCGGCGGAAACATCGACACCACGGCGGCGGTGACCGCCGCGGGGGCCGTCGCCGGCGAGGACGTGCTCGAGTTCGCCGCGATTGTGAAGATGACGCAGAACGCTCTCATCGGCTTCGTTGCCGTGGGCCTGTCCCTCTGGTTCGCCCTGCGCGTGGACCGCCGTGGCGCCGACGGCACCGCCGCCTCTGCGACCCGCCCCGGTTGGCGCGAGGTCTGGCAGCGCTTCCCGAAGTTCGTTCTCGGCTTCATCGCCGCGTCGGTGCTGGTCTCCGCCATTGCCGCCGCCGCGCCCGGCCTGGTCGCGGACGGGAGCAGCTGGTTGAGCACCGGTCTGGCCTCCGCCAAGGCGCTCCAGACCCTGTGCTTCACACTGGCCTTCGTGTCGATCGGCCTGGAGTTCCGCGTCGGTGCCCTGCGGGAGGCCGGCTGGAAGCCCGTGCTGGTGTTCCTCGCCGGCACGCTCTGCAACCTGGTGGTCGGCCTGCTGTACGCCCAGGCACTGTTCGGCTGGATCTTCGGAGGACTGTTCTGAGTCTGTCAGCCGCTCACCTCAGTGTTCTCACGGCGCGGTCTCAGCCAGCAGCTCATCAAGCTCGACGACGCCGGTGCGCAGCGCCAGTAGCACCAGCTGCACCCGGTCGCGTGCCCCGGTCTTGGCCAACAGGTGGGAGATGTGCGTCTTCACCGTCGCCATGGACAGCCACAGCCGGTCGCAGATCTCCTGGTTGGTCAGCCCCCGGGCCACCAGCGCGAGTACCTCCGTCTCCCGCTCGGTGAGCCCACCGGGCAGCGGCGGCGGCTGGATCCGGGTTTGCTCCACCTGGCCGGCGCGTACGGCGGTCAACAACCGCCGCGTCGGTCCGGGCGAGATGACCGAGTCGCCGGCATGGACGGTGCGCACCGCCTCGATCAGCCGCTCCGGGGCCGTGTTCTTCAACAGGAACCCGGCCGCGCCGGCCTCGATGGCACCCATGACGTAGCCGTCGGTGTCGAAGGTGGTGAGTATGACGATGCGGCCCTGAGCTCCCGCCTCAATCAGGCGGCGGGTCGTGGCCAGGCCATCGAGGCCCGGCATCTGCACATCCAGCAGGATCACGTCCACGGGATCGCTCTGCGCACGCCGCAGCGCCTGGCCACCGTCGCCGGCCTGCCAGGCGACCTCGATGTCCGGCTGCGCCCCCAGCAGCATGGCCAGCCCCGCGGTGAACAGCGGCTCGTCGTCCACCAGCGCGACCCTGATGATGGCGTTCATGCGGCCTGTCCCGGCTGCGCCTGGGTGAGGTGCGGCGGCGCCGGCAGGGTGACGTGCACCCGCCAGCCGCCCTCCGACCGCTCCCCGGCCCACAACCGGCCGTTGAGCGCCACCACTCGTTCGCGCATGGTCTGCAGCCCCGCTCCCCGCCGGGTGTCGTCGTCCAGCACGCCTGCGTTACCGCCTCCGGCCGATATGGGCTCCGCATTCTCGACGACGATATCGACTCCGCCGTCCTCGCCCCGCACCCGGACCTTGGTCGGCGCAAATGCGGCATGGCGCATCACGTTGGTCAGCGCCTCCTGTACGCAGCGGTACGCCGCCTCTCCCACCGGGGCCGGCGGCTCGGCGTCGCAGCGCAGGTCGAGGGTGAGCGGCAGGCCCGCCCGCCGCGCACCCGTAACGAGCTGTGGCACGTCGTCGAGGCCCGGACTCGAGCCGACCGGTGCCGCGCTCCCGTCCGACTGCGGCGAGGGCCGGGCCAAGGGGGATTCCCCGACGTCGGCGCGCAGCATGTCGACCAGTGAGTGCACTTCGGAGACGGAGCGCCGGCTCGTCCGCCCGATCACCGCCAGCGCCTCGGCGGCGGCCGCGGGATTGGTAGCCAGGACGGCCCGGGCGCCCTCGGCCTGCATGCCGATGACGGACAGCGAGTGCCCCAGCAGGTCGTGCACGTCCCGGGCGATGCGCTGCCTCTCGGCCACCACGGCCAGACGCCGTTCGGCCTCCTGCTGGGCGGCCAGTACCTCTGCCCGCTCCAGGGCCTGCTCGATCCGCTCGCGAGCGCGTCGGCGCAGCAGGCCGGTCAGGACGGCGACGGTGATGAACGCCCAGCTCACCGCGAGGACGATCAGCTCAGCGCCCGGGGTGGGCGGGTCGACCACCTTGTCCGCGCGCAGGGCGCCGGCCGCGCCACCGAGGTAGCCCAGGGCCACCAGCGGCCAGGCGTGGGGGCGCGGGACACGACTCGTGCAGGTCTCCACCGCCACCAGGCAGGCGACGATGGCGAGGATGGAGAGCCCGTCGAAGATCAGTACGTGAGCGGCAAGCGCCACTCCGACGGCGACAACGGCGGCGGTCGGGGCGAGGCGGCGCAGCGCGATGGCCACGCAGCACACGGCGAGGATGATGACGTAGGCACCGGAGTCGACGAGTGCGGTGCGCAGAGCGCCGGTCGGCTGCTCCGTGATCATGGGCTGATTCCATGCGCACACATAGGCCAGGGAGACGGCCAGCAGCATGTCGGCCACGCCCGGACGCGCCCGTGGCGGCCACCGCCGCGCGCCGCTGTCCGGCACGGCCGACGCCAACCGGCCACGCCCCGCTGCCTCGCCGTCGCGCATCCTCATCCCCGCCTCTCCCCACCTGCGTAAGGGGCCCGCCCTCCACGGAGCGCTGTCCGGTATGCGACGGTAGCGGCACGGCGGGAGTCGGGTCTTCATACCCGAGTATGAGTCCGGTGACCGAGCGCGCCCGAACTTCCGCCCCGGGCCCGATGCCGACGACCGCGGGCGCGGGAATGCTGCAAGGCATGAACACAGTCACCCCCACCCGCCCCGGACCCACCGGGGGCGACGCCGCGGTGCGGTTCCCGGACGCCGTCGTCACCACCCGTGCCCTGACCAAGACCTTCGGCAGGGGCGCCGCCGCCCGCACCGCTGTCGACCACCTCGACCTGGTCATTCCCCGCGGGGTCGTCTACGGCTTCCTGGGCCCCAATGGCTCCGGCAAGTCCACGACCATGAAGCTGTTGCTCGGCCTGCTGACACCGACGTCTGGAAGCGTGAACCTGTTCGGCGTCCCACTGGATCGGCGCAGTCGCGGCGGGCTCATGGCGCGCACCGGCTCCATGATCGAGCAGCCGCCCGGCTACGGGCACCTGACCGGCGCGGAGAACATGCGCCTGGTGCAGCGCATGCTCGGGCTTTCCGACGCGCAGGTGGACCGGGCGCTCGACCTGGTGCGTCTGACCGGTCACCGGGACCGATTGGTGAAGACCTACTCGATGGGCATGAAGCAGCGGCTGGGGATCGCCATGGCGCTGGCCCGCCAGCCGGAACTGCTGATCCTGGATGAGCCCACCAACGGGCTGGATCCGGCCGGCATTGAGGAGATCCGCCGCCTGCTGGTGTCGCTGGCGGGGCAGGGGGTGACCGTGATGGTCTCCAGCCACCTGCTCGACGAGATCGACCGCATGGCGGGCGTGCTCGGCATCCTGTCGGCGGGCAGGCTCGTCTTCCAGGGCACGCGCGCCGAGCTCATGCGCCGTTCGGTGCCGGACCTGCTGGTCGTCACCCCCAGGCCGGAGGCGCTCACCCCGGCGCTGCTGGCCGGGCTCGCCGGCGCCCGGCGCGACGCCGGCGCCCGGGCAAGCCGCGCCCTCGCCCCGGCCGGAGCGGAGACCGGCGCCGGGGTGCGGATCAGCGGGCTTCCGCCCGACGGCGCCGCAGAGCTGGTGCGGCGCCTGGTGGCGGCGGATGTGCCCGTGCACGAGCTGCGGCGGGAGGCGCGCAGCCTGGAGGACGTCTTCATGGACCTCACCGGCGGGGCGGGGGCGCTGTGATGGGCACACAACCGGCCGCATACGCGAGCATGTCCGGCATCTCGCCCGCCACAGCCGTGCGCCTGGAGCTGGCCAAGCTGCACCGCCTGCGCACCATGCCGGTCGTGTCCGTGCTCGGCGTGACCGCGGCGGCGTTCGCCGCACCGCTCTCCGTCTCCGCCAGGCAGACGCTGACCGATCCCGCACTGCACCCCTGGGAGGCGCTGCTGCTGCAGTACGCCCTGATCAACGCCCTGTTCTCCCCGATCCTGGTGGCCGTGCTGGCCAGCCGGCTGACCGATATCGAACATGCCTGCGGCGGCTGGTACCTGTCGGCGACTGCGGGGCTGACTCCGGGACGGCTGTGCCGGGCCAAACTCGCGGCCCTGGCGCTCGTGCTGGTGCCGACGCTGGCACTGCAGACCGGGCTGCTGGTGGGCGCGACGGTGATGGCCGGCACCACCGTCCCGTTGTCTACGGGGGTGTGGGCCGCATACACCGCCGGGCTGATCGCCGTCGATCTGGCCATGTGCGCGCTGCACATCCTGCTCGCCGCCGTGCTCGACAACCAGATCCTGTGCGTGGGCGCCGGCATGCTGGGCGCATTCATCGCCGTGTACCTGTTCCTCGCCCCGCCATGGCTGGCGCGCCTGCTGCCGTGGGGATACTGGGCGCTGATCTGCCCCATATCCCAGACCGGCACCGCCGGCGGCGATGTCGCGGTCGCCAGCCCGCCCCTGGGGTGGATCGCCGGGTTCCTGGCCCTGGCCGTCGGCTGCTTCTACGCCATCACGGCCCGACTCGACCGGATCGAGAGGTGATCCCCGTGCCTGCCAAGCAGTTCTCACGTCCCCTGCCCGCCCCGACCGCCCCGACCGCGCCGCCCGCCCGGCGCACGTGGCCGGCGCTGCTGGCCGCCGAGGCGCTCAAGCTGCGCCGCTCCCTGGTCTGGTGGGTGGTGGCGGTGCTGCCGGTGCTCGCCGTCGTCTCCGGGTCGGTCAACTTCGCCGTCAACCAGGGCGTGCTGGCGCCCACCTGGGAGTCCTTCACCGGCCAGGTGACGTTGTTCTACGGCCTGTTCTTCTTCTCCGTGGCAATCGCCCTGCTGCTGGCGGCGGCCTGGCGCCCCGAGCACCGCGGCTCCTCCTGGAACTACATGGCCACGACGCCGCACCCGCCGGCCACGGTCGCACTGGCGAAGACGACGGTAATCCTGGCGCCGGTGGCCGTCATGCAGCTGCTCCTGGTGGCCCTCACCCGGCTGTCCGGGCTGGTGCTCCTGCGCCTGGAGGGCGGCGTACCCGCCGGGTTCGCGGTCTCGACCCTGCTGGCGGTGGTGGCGGCCGTGCCACTGGTCGGCCTGCAGTCGCTGCTGTCCATGCTCATGCGCTCCTTCGCCGCCCCAGTGGGGCTGGGACTGGCCGGAGCGGTGATCGGCATCGGGGTCGCCTACCAGACGCAGGCGCTGGCGGGGCTGTGGCCCTACACGCTGGTCACGCGGGCGCTGACGCTTGGCTCGAGCGCGATCGCCACCGGCGGCGGCCTGGACTGGGCGGGCATCGGCCCGGTGCTGGGCTGGGCCGTGACGGGCGGCGCGGTCTTCTGGGCACTGCTAGCGCGCATGGCCCGACGGGCAACGCCCCGGGTCTGACCGGATGGGTTGGCCGGTTGTTCAAGGAGTCGGGGCAGACCAACCAGTGGTGCCATCGTCAGCGGGTCAGTCACGCCCCACCTGCGCGAAGCGGATCGGGCCTGCCCCCGCCAGCACCCATGCCGTCGGCATGATCGACGACAGCGCGACCAAGCACAGGGCCAGGGTGATGACACTGCCACCATCCGTGAGGAAAAGAACGAGGGCTCCGACGCATGCGATGAGAATTACCCCATATGTCATGGCCACCACTAGCGTGAGCCGAGGGCCTCGTCTGTACGCATGTCCCAACGCCTGCCCGAAAGCGGCGAACACAGCCCAAACGAACGCCATAATGACAACCTGCCACCAAGTGCCGGAGGTCCACCCGCTCACAGGGCCCAGTTTCAACGAGTCCAGCGTTGTCCCATCGGTGAAATGCAGCTGGGTCGGTAGGATCAGGAAGCCGATGGCCCAAACTATAAGCGCTCCGGCAACAGTGATTAGCGTGCTCAGGCAGTGCACGATGCGGATCGTACGAGGTCCGACCCCCG
This genomic window contains:
- a CDS encoding YeiH family protein, with translation MSAPARVNTPAPAAVGPDAEPTPDARPEATSPGWTLLGVIVVVGLGAAVDYLDSHVPAWSEGTWFGGIAGSIEFPVYAIALGFAANALLSALGVIDRLSAAFRTEFFIKTGLVLLGSTVNINVIVSAAAPAIIQALLMISTVFLFTWWIAGLLRVEPHLKALLATALSICGVSAAVAAAGAVNAKREQLAYTAGLVVVFALPSIFLLPWLAALLGLSAPVAGAWIGGNIDTTAAVTAAGAVAGEDVLEFAAIVKMTQNALIGFVAVGLSLWFALRVDRRGADGTAASATRPGWREVWQRFPKFVLGFIAASVLVSAIAAAAPGLVADGSSWLSTGLASAKALQTLCFTLAFVSIGLEFRVGALREAGWKPVLVFLAGTLCNLVVGLLYAQALFGWIFGGLF
- a CDS encoding response regulator; this translates as MIRVALVDDEPLFTAGLAMLLGAQPDIEVAWQAGDGGQALRRAQSDPVDVILLDVQMPGLDGLATTRRLIEAGAQGRIVILTTFDTDGYVMGAIEAGAAGFLLKNTAPERLIEAVRTVHAGDSVISPGPTRRLLTAVRAGQVEQTRIQPPPLPGGLTERETEVLALVARGLTNQEICDRLWLSMATVKTHISHLLAKTGARDRVQLVLLALRTGVVELDELLAETAP
- a CDS encoding sensor histidine kinase, producing the protein MLLAVSLAYVCAWNQPMITEQPTGALRTALVDSGAYVIILAVCCVAIALRRLAPTAAVVAVGVALAAHVLIFDGLSILAIVACLVAVETCTSRVPRPHAWPLVALGYLGGAAGALRADKVVDPPTPGAELIVLAVSWAFITVAVLTGLLRRRARERIEQALERAEVLAAQQEAERRLAVVAERQRIARDVHDLLGHSLSVIGMQAEGARAVLATNPAAAAEALAVIGRTSRRSVSEVHSLVDMLRADVGESPLARPSPQSDGSAAPVGSSPGLDDVPQLVTGARRAGLPLTLDLRCDAEPPAPVGEAAYRCVQEALTNVMRHAAFAPTKVRVRGEDGGVDIVVENAEPISAGGGNAGVLDDDTRRGAGLQTMRERVVALNGRLWAGERSEGGWRVHVTLPAPPHLTQAQPGQAA
- a CDS encoding ABC transporter ATP-binding protein; this encodes MNTVTPTRPGPTGGDAAVRFPDAVVTTRALTKTFGRGAAARTAVDHLDLVIPRGVVYGFLGPNGSGKSTTMKLLLGLLTPTSGSVNLFGVPLDRRSRGGLMARTGSMIEQPPGYGHLTGAENMRLVQRMLGLSDAQVDRALDLVRLTGHRDRLVKTYSMGMKQRLGIAMALARQPELLILDEPTNGLDPAGIEEIRRLLVSLAGQGVTVMVSSHLLDEIDRMAGVLGILSAGRLVFQGTRAELMRRSVPDLLVVTPRPEALTPALLAGLAGARRDAGARASRALAPAGAETGAGVRISGLPPDGAAELVRRLVAADVPVHELRREARSLEDVFMDLTGGAGAL
- a CDS encoding ABC transporter permease, which gives rise to MGTQPAAYASMSGISPATAVRLELAKLHRLRTMPVVSVLGVTAAAFAAPLSVSARQTLTDPALHPWEALLLQYALINALFSPILVAVLASRLTDIEHACGGWYLSATAGLTPGRLCRAKLAALALVLVPTLALQTGLLVGATVMAGTTVPLSTGVWAAYTAGLIAVDLAMCALHILLAAVLDNQILCVGAGMLGAFIAVYLFLAPPWLARLLPWGYWALICPISQTGTAGGDVAVASPPLGWIAGFLALAVGCFYAITARLDRIER
- a CDS encoding ABC transporter permease; translated protein: MPAKQFSRPLPAPTAPTAPPARRTWPALLAAEALKLRRSLVWWVVAVLPVLAVVSGSVNFAVNQGVLAPTWESFTGQVTLFYGLFFFSVAIALLLAAAWRPEHRGSSWNYMATTPHPPATVALAKTTVILAPVAVMQLLLVALTRLSGLVLLRLEGGVPAGFAVSTLLAVVAAVPLVGLQSLLSMLMRSFAAPVGLGLAGAVIGIGVAYQTQALAGLWPYTLVTRALTLGSSAIATGGGLDWAGIGPVLGWAVTGGAVFWALLARMARRATPRV